The Bacteroides acidifaciens genome includes a region encoding these proteins:
- the rplT gene encoding 50S ribosomal protein L20, with protein sequence MPRSVNHVASKARRKKILKLTRGYFGARKNVWTVAKNTWEKGLTYAFRDRRNKKRNFRALWIQRINAAARLEGMSYSKLMGGLHKAGIEINRKVLADLAMNHPEAFKAVVAKAKAA encoded by the coding sequence ATGCCAAGATCAGTAAATCATGTTGCTTCAAAAGCAAGAAGAAAGAAAATTTTGAAATTAACCAGAGGTTACTTTGGTGCAAGAAAGAATGTATGGACCGTAGCTAAAAACACTTGGGAAAAGGGTTTGACTTACGCGTTCCGTGACCGTAGAAATAAGAAAAGAAACTTCCGCGCTCTTTGGATACAACGTATCAACGCTGCTGCACGTCTTGAAGGAATGTCTTATTCTAAATTGATGGGCGGTCTGCACAAAGCCGGTATTGAAATAAACCGTAAGGTTTTGGCTGATTTAGCTATGAATCACCCGGAAGCTTTCAAAGCTGTAGTTGCAAAAGCAAAAGCTGCTTAA
- the rpmI gene encoding 50S ribosomal protein L35, translated as MPKMKTNSGSKKRFTLTGTGKIKRKHAFHSHILTKKSKKRKRNLCYSTTVDATNVSQVKELLAMK; from the coding sequence ATGCCAAAGATGAAGACTAACTCCGGTTCTAAAAAAAGGTTTACCCTTACCGGAACAGGTAAAATCAAAAGAAAGCACGCTTTTCACAGTCACATTTTGACTAAGAAATCCAAAAAGAGAAAAAGAAACTTGTGCTACTCTACAACTGTTGATGCAACAAATGTAAGCCAGGTTAAGGAACTCTTAGCAATGAAGTAA
- the infC gene encoding translation initiation factor IF-3: MKNDTLKGQYRINEQIRAKEVRIVSDDIEPKVYPIFQALKMAEERELDLVEISPNAQPPVCRIIDYSKFLYQLKKRQKEQKAKQVKVNVKEIRFGPQTDDHDYNFKLKHAKGFLEDGDKVKAYVFFKGRSILFKEQGEVLLLRFANDLEDYAKVDQMPVLEGKRMTIQLSPKKKESSKKPAAPKPAPVPKAEKPETNEE; this comes from the coding sequence ATGAAGAATGACACTCTAAAAGGGCAATACAGAATCAATGAACAGATTCGTGCCAAGGAAGTTCGCATAGTAAGCGATGATATTGAACCGAAAGTATATCCAATTTTTCAAGCTTTGAAAATGGCTGAAGAAAGAGAATTGGATTTAGTGGAAATTTCTCCTAATGCTCAACCCCCTGTTTGTCGTATTATTGATTATTCTAAATTTCTTTATCAGTTAAAGAAACGTCAGAAAGAACAAAAAGCGAAGCAGGTGAAGGTTAATGTGAAAGAGATCCGCTTCGGACCTCAAACAGATGACCATGACTACAACTTTAAGTTGAAACATGCCAAGGGATTTCTCGAAGACGGTGATAAAGTAAAGGCTTATGTATTCTTTAAAGGTCGTTCCATCCTTTTCAAGGAACAAGGTGAAGTGTTGCTGCTTCGTTTTGCGAATGATCTTGAAGACTACGCGAAAGTAGACCAGATGCCGGTGCTTGAAGGAAAGCGTATGACTATCCAGCTTTCTCCGAAGAAGAAAGAGTCCTCTAAGAAACCCGCAGCTCCGAAGCCGGCTCCTGTACCGAAAGCAGAAAAGCCGGAAACAAACGAAGAATAA
- the thrS gene encoding threonine--tRNA ligase, translated as MIKITFPDGSIREYNEGVNGLQIAESISSRLAQDVLACGVNGETYDLGRPINEDADFVLYKWDDEEGKHAFWHTSAHLLAEALQELYPGIQFGIGPAIENGFYYDVDPGEAVIKESDLSVIEAKMQELVARKEAVVRKSIAKTDALKMFGDRGETYKCELISELEDGHITTYTQGAFTDLCRGPHLMTTAPIKAIKLTTVAGAYWRGHEDRKMLTRIYGITFPKKKMLDEYLVLMEEAKKRDHRKIGKEMQLFMFSETVGKGLPMWLPKGTALRLRLQEFLRRIQTRYDYQEVITPPIGNKLLYVTSGHYAKYGKDAFQPIHTPEEGEEYFLKPMNCPHHCEIYKNFPRSYKDLPLRIAEFGTVCRYEQSGELHGLTRVRSFTQDDAHIFCRPEQVKDEFLRVMDIISIVFRSMDFQNFEAQISLRDKVNREKYIGSDDNWEKAEQAIIEACAEKGLPAKIEHGEAAFYGPKLDFMVKDAIGRRWQLGTIQVDYNLPERFELEYMGSDNQKHRPVMIHRAPFGSMERFVAVLIEHTAGKFPLWLTPEQVVVLPISEKFNEYAEQVKMYLKVHEIRAIVDDRNEKIGRKIRDNEMKRIPYMLIVGEKEAENGEVSVRRQGEGDKGTMKFEEFAKILNEEVQNMINKW; from the coding sequence ATGATAAAGATAACATTTCCCGATGGCTCCATTCGTGAGTATAACGAAGGAGTGAACGGTTTACAGATTGCAGAAAGTATCAGTTCGCGCTTGGCACAAGATGTCTTGGCTTGTGGTGTGAATGGCGAGACTTATGATTTAGGACGTCCTATTAACGAAGATGCCGATTTTGTACTTTACAAATGGGATGATGAAGAAGGTAAACATGCTTTTTGGCATACGAGTGCCCACTTGTTGGCTGAAGCTTTGCAGGAACTTTATCCGGGTATTCAGTTCGGTATCGGTCCGGCTATCGAAAACGGATTTTACTATGATGTGGATCCGGGAGAAGCTGTGATTAAAGAAAGTGACCTGTCTGTTATTGAAGCTAAAATGCAGGAACTGGTTGCCAGAAAAGAAGCGGTGGTCAGAAAGAGTATTGCTAAAACAGATGCTTTGAAGATGTTTGGCGATCGTGGAGAAACTTATAAATGTGAATTGATTTCCGAATTGGAAGACGGGCATATTACAACTTATACCCAGGGTGCATTTACTGACCTTTGCCGTGGACCTCACTTGATGACGACTGCTCCGATTAAGGCTATCAAACTGACGACTGTTGCCGGTGCTTATTGGCGTGGTCATGAAGATCGCAAAATGCTGACCCGTATTTACGGTATTACATTCCCGAAAAAGAAGATGCTGGATGAATATCTGGTATTGATGGAAGAAGCAAAGAAGCGTGACCACCGTAAGATTGGTAAGGAAATGCAATTGTTCATGTTCTCTGAAACTGTAGGCAAGGGACTTCCGATGTGGTTGCCAAAAGGTACTGCGTTGCGTCTGCGTCTGCAGGAATTCTTGCGCCGTATCCAGACCCGTTATGACTATCAGGAAGTGATAACTCCACCGATTGGCAATAAATTGCTGTATGTGACTTCTGGACATTACGCAAAATATGGTAAGGATGCATTCCAACCTATCCATACACCGGAAGAAGGTGAGGAGTACTTCTTGAAACCGATGAACTGCCCCCATCATTGTGAGATTTACAAGAACTTTCCGCGTTCATATAAAGATCTGCCGTTGCGTATTGCTGAATTTGGAACGGTTTGCCGATATGAACAAAGTGGTGAGTTGCACGGTTTAACTCGTGTACGTAGCTTTACGCAGGATGATGCACATATATTCTGCCGTCCGGAACAAGTGAAGGATGAATTTCTTCGTGTGATGGATATTATATCTATTGTGTTCCGTTCTATGGATTTCCAGAATTTTGAGGCCCAGATATCATTGCGTGATAAAGTGAATCGCGAGAAATATATCGGTAGTGATGATAATTGGGAAAAAGCTGAACAGGCTATTATTGAAGCTTGTGCGGAAAAAGGGTTGCCAGCTAAGATTGAGCATGGAGAAGCTGCTTTTTATGGTCCTAAACTCGACTTTATGGTGAAAGACGCTATCGGTCGTCGTTGGCAGCTAGGTACTATCCAGGTTGACTATAACTTGCCGGAACGTTTTGAACTTGAATATATGGGTTCTGACAATCAGAAACATCGTCCGGTTATGATTCACCGTGCACCGTTCGGATCAATGGAACGTTTTGTTGCTGTATTGATTGAACACACTGCTGGTAAATTCCCATTGTGGCTGACACCGGAACAGGTCGTTGTCTTACCGATCAGTGAGAAATTCAATGAGTATGCAGAACAGGTGAAGATGTATCTGAAAGTTCATGAAATCCGTGCGATAGTGGATGACCGTAACGAGAAAATCGGTCGTAAGATTCGAGATAATGAAATGAAGCGTATTCCTTATATGCTGATCGTTGGTGAGAAAGAAGCTGAAAACGGTGAAGTTTCTGTCCGCAGACAAGGCGAAGGCGATAAGGGAACCATGAAATTTGAAGAATTTGCTAAAATTTTGAACGAAGAAGTTCAGAATATGATAAATAAATGGTAA